From Triticum urartu cultivar G1812 chromosome 2, Tu2.1, whole genome shotgun sequence, a single genomic window includes:
- the LOC125539038 gene encoding salutaridine reductase-like, translating into MEAATSNPSSKRIALVSGGNKGIGLETCRQLASKGLKVLLTARNEARGLEAVEGVRRSGADVVFHQLDVTDPDSVARLADFVRDQFGKLDILINNAGISGVDRDPVLFAQVQEQVESMDVDQRVQWMKENSKETYEEAKECMRTNYYGAKLVTEALLPLLQLSSSGRIVNVSSGFSLLRNFNSEELKKEFDDIDNLTEKRLEELLDLFLEDFNANLIEAHGWPTGGSSAYKVAKAALNAYTRILAKRFPAMRINCLTPGFVKSDMSMHMGELTLEEGASNLVKVALLPDDGPNGAYFDRDGVASFV; encoded by the exons ATGGAGGCAGCCACCTCGAATCCGTCGAGCAAGAG GATCGCCCTGGTCAGCGGAGGGAACAAAGGGATCGGGCTGGAGACGTGTAGGCAGCTCGCGTCCAAGGGGCTCAAGGTCCTGCTGACGGCGAGGAACGAGGCGAGGGGGCTGGAGGCGGTCGAAGGCGTCAGGCGCTCCGGTGCTGACGTCGTCTTCCATCAGCTGGATGTCACCGACCCTGACAGCGTCGCCCGACTGGCGGATTTCGTCAGGGATCAGTTCGGGAAGCTCGATATCCTG ATTAACAATGCAGGCATTTCAGGTGTTGATCGAGATCCAGTTCTGTTTGCACAAGTTCAGGAACAG GTTGAAAGCATGGATGTAGATCAAAGAGTTCAATGGATGAAAGAAAATTCTAAGGAGACATATGAGGAAGCAAAAGAATGCATGAGAACAAACTACTATGGGGCAAAGCTTGTCACGGAGGCACTACTGCCTCTTCTTCAGTTGTCCTCCTCTGGGAGAATTGTCAATGTCTCATCAGGCTTTTCACTGCTAAGG AACTTCAACAGCGAAGAACTGAAGAAGGAATTCGACGACATTGACAACCTTACTGAAAAGAGACTAGAGGAGCTTCTGGATCTATTCCTGGAAGACTTCAATGCCAACTTGATAGAGGCACATGGGTGGCCGACCGGTGGCTCGTCGGCCTACAAAGTCGCCAAAGCTGCCCTGAATGCATACACGAGGATCCTTGCCAAGAGGTTCCCCGCGATGCGCATCAACTGTTTGACGCCTGGTTTTGTCAAGAGCGACATGTCCATGCACATGGGAGAGTTGACGCTCGAGGAGGGCGCTAGCAACCTGGTGAAGGTCGCTCTCTTGCCCGACGATGGCCCGAATGGTGCTTATTTTGATAGGGATGGCGTGGCGTCGTTTGTGTGA